The following are from one region of the Primulina eburnea isolate SZY01 chromosome 17, ASM2296580v1, whole genome shotgun sequence genome:
- the LOC140818281 gene encoding wall-associated receptor kinase-like 1 yields the protein MLSLDVSGFSIGLLSIFIGITWLYYVMKKRNLIKMREKIFRQNGGLLLKQRISSLESGVEPCKIFHAKELETATNNYSEDRILGTGGYGTVYKGILRDQRVVAIKKSRIMDQNQIEQYINELSILTQVNHRNIVKLLGCCLESEVPLLVYEYISNGTLYHHIHHNGEAPWFSWSDRLRIAAECFGALSYLHSQAATPIIHRDIKSQNILMDEKYNAKISDFGVSKLVPADQAHVITRVQGTFGYLDPEYMQTSRLTEKSDVYSFGVILAELMTGRKPISSTAPDEEKSLSIFFLISLESNRLFQILDPRVRREGTLEQLQAVAELIKSCLKLQGDDRPTMREVAMELEVLRKERDLNTMQQRGVSL from the coding sequence ATGTTGTCACTTGATGTTTCAGGTTTCAGTATTGGACTATTGTCCATTTTTATTGGTATTACATGGCTATATTACGTAATGAAGAAAAGAAACCTTattaaaatgagagaaaaaattTTCCGTCAAAATGGCGGGCTCCTTCTGAAGCAGCGGATTTCATCTCTTGAGTCTGGAGTCGAGCCGTGTAAGATCTTCCATGCCAAAGAGCTAGAAACGGCAACAAACAACTACTCTGAAGACCGGATCCTTGGCACGGGCGGTTATGGCACGGTATACAAAGGAATCCTACGAGACCAACGAGTTGTGGCTATCAAAAAATCCAGAATAATGGACCAGAACCAAATCGAGCAATATATAAACGAACTGTCCATTTTGACCCAAGTAAATCATCGAAATATCGTGAAGCTTTTGGGATGTTGTTTGGAGAGTGAAGTTCCTTTATTAGTTTACGAGTATATATCAAATGGTACACTCTATCATCACATACATCACAATGGCGAAGCGCCTTGGTTTTCTTGGAGCGACCGTTTAAGAATTGCTGCTGAATGTTTTGGTGCATTGTCCTATCTTCATTCTCAAGCAGCAACGCCGATCATCCACAGAGACATCAAGTCACAAAACATACTCATGGATGAAAAATACAATGCAAAAATTTCGGATTTTGGGGTTTCCAAATTAGTCCCCGCTGATCAAGCACATGTAATCACTCGAGTCCAAGGGACCTTTGGATATTTAGACCCCGAGTACATGCAAACAAGCCGGTTAACCGAGAAAAGCGACGTCTACAGCTTTGGAGTTATTCTTGCAGAGCTAATGACAGGGAGAAAGCCAATCTCCAGCACGGCACCAGATGAAGAGAAGAGCCTGTCCATATTTTTCTTGATATCATTAGAATCCAACCGCTTGTTCCAAATCTTGGATCCCCGAGTACGTAGAGAGGGGACTCTAGAGCAACTCCAGGCCGTTGCAGAGCTCATAAAGAGTTGCCTTAAGCTACAAGGTGATGATAGGCCAACGATGAGAGAAGTGGCGATGGAACTCGAAGTACTACGAAAAGAAAGAGACTTGAACACAATGCAGCAACGGGGAGTATCCCTTTGA
- the LOC140818039 gene encoding vanillin synthase-like, which yields MAGIAQFIAGVLILCAAGVLSGSDLFVEENPIRQVVDGLHELENSIFQVVGNSRHAFSFARFAHRYRKRYEGAEEIQKRFQIFVENLKMIRSHNRKGLSYTMGVNEFTDLTWEEFRKHRLGASQNCSATTRGNHKLTSVILPESKDWRENGIVSPVKNQGHCGSCWTFSTTGALEAAYSQAFGKGISLSEQQLVDCAGKFNNFGCNGGLPSQAFEYIKYNGGLETEDSYPYTGLDGSCKYSSDNAVVKVVDSVNITLGAEDELKQAVAFVRPVSVAFEVVNGFRAYNGGVYTSTSCGHSPTDVNHAVLAVGYGVEDGIPYWLIKNSWGADWGDNGYFKMEMGKNMCGVATCASYPVVA from the exons atGGCTGGAATCGCGCAGTTCATCGCCGGTGTTCTTATCCTCTGCGCCGCCGGCGTACTATCCGGATCGGACCTCTTTGTGGAGGAGAATCCGATCAGGCAAGTTGTAGACGGTTTGCACGAGCTCGAGAACTCGATCTTCCAAGTCGTCGGAAACTCTCGCCATGCCTTTTCGTTTGCTCGCTTTGCTCACAg GTACCGGAAGAGGTATGAGGGTGCTGAGGAGATTCAGAAGAGGTTCCAGATATTTGTGGAGAATTTGAAGATGATCAGATCGCATAACAGGAAGGGACTCTCGTACACTATGGGAGTCAATG agttcactgacttgactTGGGAGGAGTTCCGTAAGCACAGGTTGGGAGCCTCTCAAAACTGCTCCGCTACCACAAGGGGCAATCACAAGCTCACCAGTGTCATCCTTCCAGAATCG AAAGATTGGAGGGAAAATGGCATTGTCAGCCCTGTAAAAAACCAAGGTCATTGTGGATCCTGCTGGACATTCAG CACAACTGGAGCGCTTGAAGCAGCATATTCTCAAGCATTTGGAAAGGGTATTTCTCTGTCCGAGCAACAGCTTGTGGATTGTGCAGGAAAGTTTAACAACTTTGGATGCAACGGGGGTTTGCCCTCACAAGCCTTCGAATACATCAAATACAATGGTGGGCTTGAGACTGAGGATTCATATCCATATACTGGACTTGATGGATCATGCAAATATTCATCTGATAATGCTGTTGTCAAAGTAGTTGATTCTGTCAATATTACTCTG GGTGCTGAAGATGAGCTTAAACAAGCAGTAGCATTTGTTCGGCCAGTAAGTGTGGCTTTCGAGGTGGTTAATGGTTTTAGAGCGTACAATGGGGGAGTTTACACCAGCACTTCATGTGGCCACTCTCCAACG GATGTGAATCATGCTGTTCTCGCTGTTGGTTATGGAGTTGAGGATGGAATCCCCTACTGGCTCATTAAGAACTCATGGGGAGCTGATTGGGGTGACAATGGTTACTTTAAAATGGAGATGGGCAAGAACATGTGTG GTGTCGCCACTTGTGCATCATACCCCGTGGTTGCTTAA